AATTGCACAGTGACAAATTTCTCCTCTCCAACCCTCAACCAATGAAATTGTAAAAGAATCCTGTTTTGGTTTATTTAATTCTGTATCAGTTGAAATCTCTTCAGGAATATTGTTAAGTAAATTTCTAATATGTTTAATTGATTGCCAAACCTCATGTTTTCTAATTTGCACACGAGAATAAACATCGCCATGATGCTTTATTATTGGTTCATGATTTAACTCGGAATATAAACCATACGGATGTGAAAGTCTGACATCTCTATTTAGCCCACTCATTCTGGCTGCCATTCCAACTGCTCCTATCGATGAGACATCTTCAAATGAAACAACTCCTGTGCGTTCAAAACGGGACAAAGCACTTGGCAAACTAAAAAGCTCTTCATTCATTTCGGTAAAATCGGGTTCGAATTTATCTAATACTTCTTTTAACCTTTCTCCTAACAACTTATTAAAAGAAAACTGATTTCTGCCAGGTCTTATTAATCCTTTTCCCAAACGATTACCGCCCCACTCCTGAAAATAATTTATTATAGGTGTTCTTAATCTGCCAAAGACAGAGCTACCCAATTGATATGCAATATCTGTGCATACAGCACTAATATCACCTGTATGTACAGCGATTCTTTCTAATTCCAGAGCTATTGTTCTTCCAAATTCTACATCACTTTTTGTTTTATAACCACATAAACTTTCCCAAACGTGCGAAAAAGCGGTGGTATGACCAACTACTGTATCTCCTGCAATATTTTCAGCAATTGTTGCACGTTGCAATATATTTTTCTTATGAATAAATAAATCTTCAATTCCTCGATGCTGAAAACCTAATTGAATCTCAAGATGCAAAATTTGTTCACCATTACAAATAAACCTAAAATGACCGGGTTCGATTATTCCGGCATGAATTGGACCAACCCCAACTTCATGCAACTCATCACTATCAATTGAATAAAACGGATAATTTGCAATTTGTTTTGATTTGTCAAAACGGTTATGAGAATATCGAACCGGCTTTAACCAAGGATGATCGTGATAACCAATACCAAAATTCTCGTGAATTTCTCTTTCAAATTTTTCGAAACATAAAAGTTTTGCAGTAAAGGAATTTAATTTTTCATTTTGTTGAACTTTGCTTGAAGACACGAATATTTCATGAGTATTATCGTCTGCAATACAGCAAATTAATTTTATTTTATTGCCAATATTATAGCCATAATAATTTACACAATGCCTTTCTGATTTACCCGAAACCAAATTAATATTTGTTTCAAGTAAAGTATTGTAATCTACTTCGGGAATTGATGAAACAGGGATTGTCTGATTATTAAATATTGTAATGTAATTCATATTAATGTGGTAATAACATTATACTTTCTTTTATAAGTTGAACAAATTCAGCTGGAGGATTTAACCCTAAATATACAGCACCTGCCAATAAAATAAACTGTGTAGAAGATTCCCAAGGGCTAATTTTTGGTAAATTACTGTCATCAAAATCGACTGGAGGAATAAACAATATTTTGAAAATATTTTTACCAAAAGCCCATATAATCATCGTTAGCAATAATAATACAGCAATTAAAACCAAAACCTGATTTGCTTCAAATAAAGATCTGAAAATTAGAAATTCACTTACAAACAAACCAGAAGGTGGCATTGCCGAAGTGCTTATAAATGCTAATAATATCACAATTGCTCCTGTGGTATTGTACTTAAAATAATTCCCTATATGATAAATACTTTTATTCTGATAAATTCTGTATATCTGATTATATTGGAAGAATACAGCAGACTTAACAAATGCATGTAAAATAACATGTAAAATTGCTGCATAATAACCAATGCCGCCTGCTGCTACACCTAACATTACCAATCCCATATGCTCAATACCAGAGTATGCAAACATTCGTTTCAGATTTTTTACTTTTATCATATAAACTGTTGCTACAAATAAAGATAAAAACGCTGCAATTCCAATAACAACATTTGCCCAATGATGTAAAGGTGTGTTTGCAATAACAATATAAAAACGAAATATTCCAACAAATCCTAAATTCATCAAAACGCTTGCAAGTAAAGCACCTGCTGGTGCGGGAGCTTTATCTTTAGCATCAATACCAGCAGTAAACATTGGCACTAAACCTAACTTTGCTGTAAATCCTGTAAAAATAAATAAGAAAGATAACCTCAACCAGAAAGGATTTAATTTTGCACTATTTGCATATAAATTTTTAAATGATAAATCATCAGATCCGGCATGTGTCAATGATAAACTTAAAAACAAAATTCCAATAAACACAAACGTAATACTAATTGCACAAATAAAAACATATTTCCAAGTCCCTTCTAATGCAAGTTTTGTGCGATGATGATATATTAAGGCAGACGCACATAATGTGGTTATTTCTGTAAATATCCAAGTTACAGCTATATGATTTGAAAGATAACCAACACCAGTTGCTGTTAATAATCCGACTAATGCAGCAAAATATATTGATCGTGTTTCCGGATTATCGGGGTGGTTTTCGATGTAAATAAAACTGTGAATTGCTGCAGGAATAGCAACTATACTCAATGTTACAAGTAACAATATACCAAGCGAATCAAAACTAAAATAATCTAACTCTGTTGTTCGAAAATGATAAAGAGAATAAATTGTAAAGGTCCATTGCAACAAAATAAAAAACCCTAAGAGACTATAATTAATAATTTTGTTTCTATTAACAAAAAGACCAATTACAATCAAAAAAGCTCCTATCAAATATATTAATATCATTTCTCTTTAATTTATTTTTAATAATCTTTTAAATTAGTTAACTGATCTACATCTACTTCTTTAAACACATCGCCAATTTTATTTAAAAATATCCCAAGAATTAAAACACTGGCAAAAATGTCTAACATTATACCCAGATTAACAAGCATTGGCATTTCATTTCCAACTGCAAGTGACAGTACAAATACTCCATTCTCAATAACGAGATAACCCATTACATGTGTAATAATTTTGCGTCGTGATGCAATAAAATATAACCCTGTAAACAAGGTAGATAAAGCAACCACGAAAAATATTTTATCAAGATTTACATCTTTAATTGAATGCGAAAGTAATATTGTTACAACAACAATTACAGTAATAATAATTAACGACACAAAATTTGGCAAAAATGGTTCTGCTTCGCGTGTTATTTTATTTCGTTTTAATATGTACCTTAAGAACATAGGAACGGCCAAAGATTTAAAAATTATTGTTTCTAAAAGTATCAGAACAAGGTTTAACGTACTAATTTCTTTAAGTTGTAAAAAAACAACAAAGAAAAGCAATACCCCTTGCAAAGCAATAACCCTTATATATGTTAGCATACGATTGGCTATTGCCATATAGAAGAGTGAAATTAAAAAGATGATTAAAAATACATGTATCATTTTCTTTTTTATTAAATAAACTTTCCTAACATTAATAACACACCAAAAAAGATTAATAAACTTACAGAAGTAAGTACAACTATAAACTGAGCATTATGATTCATTCTGAATCTTGCCATAAAAGATTCAATTAAACCAATTGACACAGCCATTAAAAACTGTATAACAAAGAACATTGGAATTGCATACTGATAATCAATACTACCAATAAAAAGGTTTACTATTAATGCTCCATAAATTGCAAACTTTAAATAACCAGTTGTTAATATTAGTCCTAAATCAAACCCACTATTATCAAGTATCATTACTTCATGAACCATTGTAAGCTCTAGATGCGTTTTGGGATCATCAATAGGCATGCGACTATTTTCAATCATTGCAATCATTACCAAAACAAATGTTGCAAGTGTGGTAAGCGCATAACTTATATATGAACCTAAATGTAAATCCTGAAATATTTCCTGAAATGAAGTTTGCCCTGTTAGAAGTGCTAAGGACCCCATTAAAACAAAAAAAGCTGGTTCTGCAAACATTGAAAATAATGCTTCGCGACTGGCTCCCATTCCCTCAAAACTACTTCCTGTATCCATTGCAGATATTATACTAAAAAACTTACCCAATGCCAATACATATGCAAAGAAAATAAAATCACCATTAAAACTTATTAACCCCTTTGAATGACCAAATGGAACAACAAGCATTGCCATAACAACAGATGCGAAATAAATAGTCGGAGCAATCTGAAAAACAAAGCTTGTGGTTTCGCTATATACAGCTCCCTTTTTAAACAACCGATTTACATCTTTTATTGGTTGAAATATTCCGGGTCCTTTTCTTCCTGATGCAATGCTCTTGGTACGTATTATTATACCCGTAAAAAAGAATGCTGCAATTAATATTAACAATAAACTAAGCATATCTATAACCGTTTTAAAAAATCAATTAACTGACAAAATTTTTCATAAAATAAAGGCACACATATTATTGAAACAATAAATATTATCCCATATAAAAGATAAAACTGTAATTTCCCGTTCTGAAGAAAAAGAAATCTTCCCATAAAAGATTTATAGGCTCTTATTGGATTATCAATAAGCCATTTTTCAATTTTATCATATGGATGAGTTTCTAAGTGAGCTTTATCAGGAAATATTCCATGAATCTCAGTTTCTTTCTTAGAATTAATTAAAAACATTCCAAATATTTTATTGTAAGACTTAACATAGGAGCTTGCCGTATATTGTAGTTTTGATGTTGGAGCAACATAACCACAACCCCAAGTCGGCTGAATTGGCGAAACTCTTTTACCGGTTATTAATTGTCTAACAACATATACAACAAATATTAATATAACAAATATCCACATTACAATACTTATTGGTTGCATTATATCAAATGCTTGTCCATAAAACGGAGTTACTGAAACAGAATCAATATTTGTAAATAATGCGACAGGTTTATATAATAAGGTTAAAAACAATTTAGGAAACAATCCTATACAAATTATTAAAAAAGTAATTGTATAAATCGGCAATAACTGTAGAAAGGAAACTTCTTTTATTTCATGTGTAAATGTTTTACGTGCATTTCCCAAAAATATTATTCCAAATGCTTTAGTAAAACACAGCATTGCCAGACCGCCTATCATTACCAGGCTTAACACAGAAACAACAACTGTAATTGATGAAAAAAGTCCTGCATCTTTTAACCATTGATATAAGCCTGTATAAATTAAAAACTCTGAAATAAACCCGTTAAACGGAGGAATTCCGCAAATTGCAATAGCTGAAATTAAAAACAATATTGTTGTCTGTGGCATTTTTTTAATTAAACCACCCAAATGTTCAATATTTAAAGTATGTGTTGCCTGATACACATTACCAGCGGTATAAAATAACACAGATTTAAATAAAGCATGATTTAACGTATGAAGCATTGCTCCTGCAAAACCTAAAGATGCTATTATTTGATTACCCGAACCAATTCCTACACATCCTATACCTATTCCGATTCCAATTATTCCGATATTTTCAATACTGTGATATGCCAATAACTTTTTTAAGTTGTGCTGAATGATTGCTAACATTACACCATATAATCCGGAAACAATAGAAATAAATAATATAAAATAACCAATTGTTATAAAATCCGGTTTAATTAAAAGTAACATTCTAAGAATGCCATAAATTCCAATCTTAACAATAACACCCGACATAATTCCTGAAATATGTGACGGTGCTGCAGGATGTGCATAGGGTAACCAAGTATGAAATGGAACAAGTCCTGCTTTTATTGCAAAAGAAACAAAAAAACATAAGAATAAAACAATTGAGGCATTTCCATTATTGGCACTAGCATATTGAGTTATTGCACTAAAATCGTAACTTCCTGTTTTATGTGCAACCCACATAAAACCAATCATTAAAAAAACTATGGAGATGTGAGACTGAATTAAATAATTAATACCGGCTTGTATTGTTGCCATTTTCTCATTTTCGAAAATAATTGTAAGAAATGCCGACAAAGCCAATATTTCCCATGCAATAAGAAAAGCAATGCTATTCTGAATTACACAAACACTTATAAGTGCACCATAAAGTAAAATAAAAGCAATACAATGTATTGACAATTTATTCTGCATGTTTTTATATGATTTCATGTAAAACAAACCATAAAAACCACCGGTAATAAAAATAAGATTAAGTATTATTATAAACCATGCTGAAAGCGCATCTATTTTAATGTGTATTAATCCGGTTATATAACTTCCTGAAAAAAGAAAATCATAGTTTAGCCCTAAAAGAGAATTAACTGCAAAATAACCTGACAATATAACATTAATTACAATTGCAGAAAACACAACTACCCCCTTCCATTTAACCTTTAAAAAAGGTACTGCAATTATTGCACAGATTATAACTAATATGAATGAAATTATCAAATTCATTATATTATATCTAACGCTGTTATTAAAAAGATTGCCAATATAAACAAAATACCATAAATAACATAAGATTGCACACGACCATTTTGTATAAACTTAAAGTAATTAGCCGTATACACTAATCTATGTGAAATATTATCAAAAAAACGAAATTCAAAATAATCAAAATAATTAGATTCATATTTTCTTTTTTCGGGAAATATTTCGCCTCTGTTTAGTTCTTTGTAATTATTCTTTTCTATTAAAAAGAAGTTAAATATTTTGCCTATTGTTTTTGAATATGACTTTCCTGAATATTGCATTTTGCTATTAGGAGCAACATAGGCACATCCCCATGTTGGCTGAAAAACTTTTGCATGTTTTTTTGATATAACTAAACGAATTACCCATAAAAACACAATAATTCCAATCAAAAGTAACGAATACATACTTATATTAAAAATAGTATTGGAATAACTTAGCAACAAATTATAATCTATTGTTACATTATTGCTAAACATAAAATTATTTAATATTTTACCTATTGTACCTATATAAAACTGTGGAATAAAAGCAACTGTTAGAATTATAATAATAATTAAATACTGTGGAAAAAGCATTAGAAATGAAACTTCTTTTGGCTTGTGTTGCAGCTTTTCTCTTTCAGTTCCAAGAAATATTGTGCCAAATGTTTTAGTAAAAGTTAATATCGAAATTCCTCCAATAATACTTAGCCCTGCAAATGCTAAAACAAATAAAATAATTTGAGTCAGACTATTAGATTTTATACCCTCTATTAAACCGTTGTAAATTATAAATTCAGAAATAAATCCGTTAAAAGGTGGTATTCCTCCAATTGCAATAGCACCAATAAGAAATATTACAGCAGTTTTAGGCATAGTTTTAATAAGTCCGCCTAATTTATCCATATTTCGGGTATGGGTTTGCTGATACACCGAACCTGCAGAATAAAACAACAGAGATTTAAATAACGAATGATTTAACACATGCAGTAACGCACCTCCAAAACCTAAATAATAAACCATTGCATTTCCATTACCTAAACCCATCAATCCTATTCCGATTCCGATTCCAATAATTCCTATATTTTCAATTGTACAATAAGCTAGCATTCTTTTAAAATCACGATTTACCGCTGCATTTAAAATTCCATATAATCCGGTTAAAACCGAAACTGTTAAAACAATTTCTCCGATTAATAAGAAATCAAATTTTAAAAATGTTATTACTCTTAATATACCATAAATACCAAGTTTAACAATAACTCCCGACATTACACCTGAGATATGAGAAGGAGCAGCAGGATGTGCATGCGGTAACCAACTATGCAAAGGAATAAACCCCGACTTTAAACCAAATCCTAAAAAGAAAATAATAAACAGCAAGATGTTATTATTTGAATTTAAATAAGTTCCGATTGCCTCAAAATCAAATGAGCCGGTTTTAAAAAAAACCATTATAAAACCAACGGTTAAAAGCACTACAGAAATATGCATCTGAACCAGATAATTAATACCCGCCTTTAATGTTTTTTGATTATTATGATCAAAAATTACCAACAATAGGGATGATAATGACATTATTTCCCATGCTATAAGAAAGGCTATTCCATTTTGCAACAAACAAACCCAAATCATAGAAAGATGAAATAAGATAAAAAGAACCCAATGTAAACTAAGTTTTGATGATGAATTTGAATATGCTTTTAAATAACCCGTTCCATAAATAACACCCGTAACAGAGGTTAAATTTATTA
This genomic interval from Bacteroidia bacterium contains the following:
- a CDS encoding NADH-quinone oxidoreductase subunit H produces the protein MLSLLLILIAAFFFTGIIIRTKSIASGRKGPGIFQPIKDVNRLFKKGAVYSETTSFVFQIAPTIYFASVVMAMLVVPFGHSKGLISFNGDFIFFAYVLALGKFFSIISAMDTGSSFEGMGASREALFSMFAEPAFFVLMGSLALLTGQTSFQEIFQDLHLGSYISYALTTLATFVLVMIAMIENSRMPIDDPKTHLELTMVHEVMILDNSGFDLGLILTTGYLKFAIYGALIVNLFIGSIDYQYAIPMFFVIQFLMAVSIGLIESFMARFRMNHNAQFIVVLTSVSLLIFFGVLLMLGKFI
- a CDS encoding NADH-quinone oxidoreductase subunit C — translated: MNYITIFNNQTIPVSSIPEVDYNTLLETNINLVSGKSERHCVNYYGYNIGNKIKLICCIADDNTHEIFVSSSKVQQNEKLNSFTAKLLCFEKFEREIHENFGIGYHDHPWLKPVRYSHNRFDKSKQIANYPFYSIDSDELHEVGVGPIHAGIIEPGHFRFICNGEQILHLEIQLGFQHRGIEDLFIHKKNILQRATIAENIAGDTVVGHTTAFSHVWESLCGYKTKSDVEFGRTIALELERIAVHTGDISAVCTDIAYQLGSSVFGRLRTPIINYFQEWGGNRLGKGLIRPGRNQFSFNKLLGERLKEVLDKFEPDFTEMNEELFSLPSALSRFERTGVVSFEDVSSIGAVGMAARMSGLNRDVRLSHPYGLYSELNHEPIIKHHGDVYSRVQIRKHEVWQSIKHIRNLLNNIPEEISTDTELNKPKQDSFTISLVEGWRGEICHCAITDSSGDLLHYKVKDPSFHNWLALALAVRNNEISDFPVCNKSFNLSYCGHDL